A genomic region of Micromonospora sp. NBRC 110009 contains the following coding sequences:
- a CDS encoding DUF6642 family protein codes for MARGGIFCVEGQWHRDLNERGSVLPTLELLERLGRIRFIHKDAATRDELFYFLDRWLLKQYADYRVGFFAMHGEPSRLCLTDWDSVELADVAERMAGRCEGRRLYFGSCSVLRASDATLRDFLDITGAALICGFTRDVDWVESAAFETVLLDVLANGQRHNAAELRMGSAHWAPLASYLGFRVIYANGRAWRPTARPRVPAQAAPRRVASRHSES; via the coding sequence TTGGCGCGGGGCGGCATCTTCTGCGTCGAGGGGCAGTGGCACCGCGACCTCAACGAGCGCGGATCCGTCCTGCCCACCCTTGAACTGCTCGAACGGCTGGGCCGGATCCGCTTCATCCACAAGGACGCCGCCACCCGCGACGAGCTCTTCTACTTCCTCGACCGCTGGCTGCTCAAGCAGTACGCCGACTACCGGGTGGGTTTCTTCGCCATGCACGGCGAGCCCAGCCGGCTCTGCCTCACCGACTGGGATTCCGTCGAGCTGGCCGACGTCGCCGAACGGATGGCCGGCCGCTGCGAGGGGCGCCGCCTCTACTTCGGCAGCTGTTCCGTGCTGCGCGCCTCCGATGCCACGCTCCGCGACTTCCTCGACATCACCGGGGCGGCGCTGATCTGCGGTTTCACCCGGGACGTGGACTGGGTGGAATCGGCCGCCTTCGAGACCGTGCTGCTCGACGTGCTGGCCAACGGCCAGCGGCACAACGCCGCCGAACTCCGGATGGGCTCGGCGCACTGGGCGCCCCTCGCCTCCTACCTCGGCTTCCGGGTGATCTACGCCAACGGCCGGGCCTGGCGGCCGACGGCCCGGCCCCGGGTGCCGGCCCAGGCCGCCCCCCGTCGCGTCGCCAGCCGTCACAGTGAAAGTTAA
- a CDS encoding D-Ala-D-Ala carboxypeptidase family metallohydrolase, producing the protein MRVNMLKRVAVAFALALPGAAIATVVAAPAAHADGCYTWNRNLSQGTSGEDVRQLQIRVAGWAAYRSIVRVDGKYGPETAAAVKRFQSAYGLRVDGIAGPQTFGKIYELQDDDCTPKHFSYAELDNGCGGSGFSGGPLSASATREKALREMWKLEALRRGLGDKPLPVSSGFRSTACNRQVGGASDSQHLYGDAADLTPRTVSLCQVAREARYHGFSGIFGPGYPDHSNQVHVDSRRENNSDKSANSTFWSAPNCGVGN; encoded by the coding sequence GTGCGCGTCAACATGCTGAAGCGGGTGGCCGTCGCGTTCGCGCTCGCCCTGCCCGGGGCCGCGATCGCCACGGTGGTTGCTGCGCCGGCGGCCCATGCCGACGGTTGCTACACGTGGAACCGCAACCTTTCCCAGGGCACCTCCGGGGAGGATGTCCGCCAGTTGCAGATCCGGGTGGCCGGCTGGGCCGCCTACCGGAGCATCGTCCGGGTCGACGGCAAGTACGGTCCCGAGACCGCCGCCGCGGTCAAGCGCTTCCAGTCCGCTTACGGGCTGCGCGTCGACGGCATCGCCGGCCCGCAGACCTTCGGCAAGATCTACGAGCTGCAGGACGACGACTGCACCCCGAAGCACTTCAGCTACGCCGAACTGGACAACGGCTGCGGCGGTAGCGGCTTCAGCGGCGGCCCGCTCTCGGCGAGCGCGACCCGGGAGAAGGCCCTGCGCGAGATGTGGAAGCTGGAGGCGCTGCGGCGCGGCCTCGGCGACAAGCCACTCCCGGTGTCCAGCGGGTTCCGCAGCACCGCCTGCAACCGCCAGGTCGGCGGCGCGTCAGACAGCCAGCACCTCTACGGCGACGCGGCCGACCTCACCCCGCGTACCGTGTCGCTGTGCCAGGTGGCCCGGGAGGCCCGCTACCACGGCTTCAGCGGGATCTTCGGCCCCGGCTATCCGGACCACAGCAACCAGGTCCACGTGGACTCACGGCGCGAGAACAACAGCGACAAGAGTGCGAACTCGACCTTCTGGTCCGCCCCGAACTGCGGGGTCGGCAACTGA
- a CDS encoding M6 family metallopeptidase has protein sequence MRRPSRIAAAVAGVTALAFTVSAPAQANDHENLPGEPTITLPINDSAAGGTYNQDFTRVYANTTPDGTPVYIYVPKGTPLDGTAPAGVASLDPQFDHNPGDGFKPCATATAAQFTLTQAEINYVGNKLANQIVAVDEEHFGPMDAADPDEPASDSLVMLLYNIQDDAYYDCAQTSYTAGYFAPDFIDSNGMNVIVVDALDWANRVGPNDSPWRDANPANDRPELYEGTVAHELQHLLHNYSDPGELSWVDEGLADFAIFLNGLDAGGSHLSNEQVFYEETSLTRWGSTLANYGASFTYFQYLWEQAGGNGDGTYTPDKQYDGKAGDLLIKKIFEEQADGMAGVQNAIDDFNAATGAHLRSAADLFRDWSVAVYLDDEDSPIYDIKAFNFGDPADTSWTIDIADDVFWGGRGSYQGATPEAKWARLKNRQDTTAVPFGMSVERFRNPGPTVALAFDGDDETVIAPHTGTTHWYAGYESQDDNVLDVDTSGAVTSLDFWGWYFIEEGWDYGFVEALVNGNWVTVPVRNDAGQVVTTNDDPHGNNEEGNGLTGTSGGRYFVDDPAYLHLTADLPAGATDVRFRYSTDAAYMDTGWFVDDVRVNGAAANLSSAAGNWFLTSGVQDNNWTVQVVSHCDLTPGVTSPGETTDGAGNWVYRSTGDQFTASGLQTKCANGNQDDFAVLISNLPTGDLTYLDADYTFRVTNTGNK, from the coding sequence ATGAGACGACCGAGCCGGATCGCGGCCGCGGTGGCGGGCGTGACGGCGCTCGCCTTCACGGTCTCGGCCCCGGCCCAGGCCAATGATCACGAGAACCTTCCCGGCGAGCCGACCATCACGCTGCCGATCAACGACAGCGCGGCGGGCGGCACCTACAACCAGGACTTCACCCGGGTCTACGCCAACACCACCCCGGACGGCACCCCGGTCTACATCTACGTCCCGAAGGGCACCCCGCTCGACGGCACCGCGCCAGCCGGCGTGGCCAGCCTCGACCCGCAGTTCGACCACAACCCGGGCGACGGGTTCAAGCCCTGCGCCACCGCCACGGCGGCGCAGTTCACCCTCACCCAGGCGGAAATCAACTACGTCGGCAACAAGCTCGCCAACCAGATCGTCGCCGTGGACGAGGAGCACTTCGGCCCGATGGACGCGGCCGACCCGGACGAGCCGGCCAGCGACTCGCTGGTCATGCTCCTCTACAACATCCAGGACGACGCCTACTACGACTGCGCGCAGACGTCGTACACGGCCGGGTACTTCGCGCCGGACTTCATCGACAGCAACGGCATGAACGTCATCGTGGTCGACGCCTTGGACTGGGCCAACCGGGTCGGGCCGAACGACTCGCCGTGGCGCGACGCCAACCCGGCCAACGACCGCCCCGAGCTGTACGAGGGCACCGTCGCCCACGAGCTGCAGCACCTGCTGCACAACTACAGCGACCCGGGCGAGCTGTCCTGGGTGGACGAGGGCCTGGCGGACTTCGCCATCTTCCTCAACGGGCTGGACGCCGGCGGCTCGCACCTGAGCAACGAGCAGGTCTTCTACGAGGAGACCTCGCTGACCCGATGGGGCAGCACCCTGGCCAACTACGGTGCCTCGTTCACCTACTTCCAGTACCTGTGGGAGCAGGCCGGCGGCAACGGCGACGGCACCTACACCCCCGACAAGCAGTACGACGGCAAGGCCGGTGACCTGCTCATCAAGAAGATCTTCGAGGAGCAGGCGGACGGCATGGCCGGCGTGCAGAACGCCATCGACGACTTCAACGCGGCGACCGGCGCACACCTGCGCAGCGCGGCCGACCTGTTCCGGGACTGGTCGGTGGCGGTCTACCTGGACGACGAGGACTCGCCGATCTACGACATCAAGGCGTTCAACTTCGGCGACCCGGCGGACACGTCCTGGACCATCGACATCGCCGACGACGTCTTCTGGGGCGGCCGGGGCAGCTACCAGGGCGCCACCCCGGAGGCCAAGTGGGCGCGGCTGAAGAACCGCCAGGACACCACCGCCGTGCCGTTCGGCATGTCGGTCGAGCGGTTCCGCAACCCCGGCCCGACCGTCGCGCTGGCCTTTGACGGCGACGACGAGACGGTGATCGCGCCGCACACCGGCACCACCCACTGGTACGCCGGGTACGAGAGCCAGGACGACAACGTCCTCGACGTCGACACCTCCGGCGCGGTCACCTCGCTCGACTTCTGGGGCTGGTACTTCATCGAGGAGGGCTGGGACTACGGCTTCGTCGAGGCCCTGGTCAACGGCAACTGGGTGACGGTGCCGGTGCGCAACGACGCCGGTCAGGTCGTCACCACCAACGACGACCCGCACGGCAACAACGAGGAGGGCAACGGCCTGACCGGCACCTCCGGCGGGCGGTACTTCGTGGACGACCCGGCCTACCTCCACCTCACCGCCGACCTGCCGGCCGGCGCGACGGACGTGCGGTTCCGGTACTCCACGGACGCCGCGTACATGGACACCGGCTGGTTCGTCGACGACGTCCGGGTCAACGGCGCCGCGGCGAACCTCAGCTCGGCGGCGGGCAACTGGTTCCTCACTAGCGGCGTGCAGGACAACAACTGGACGGTCCAGGTGGTCAGCCACTGCGACCTCACGCCGGGCGTCACCTCGCCGGGTGAGACCACCGACGGCGCGGGCAACTGGGTCTACCGGTCCACCGGCGACCAGTTCACCGCCAGCGGCCTGCAGACCAAGTGCGCCAACGGCAACCAGGACGACTTCGCCGTCCTGATCTCCAACCTGCCCACCGGTGACCTCACCTACCTGGACGCGGACTACACGTTCCGGGTGACCAACACCGGCAACAAGTAA
- a CDS encoding sensor histidine kinase, with protein MAAGTAVPSAVAAIAGGALVVVAGPGANWTLASNVTHSVLLLAAGWWLLRSRDGRRVGGLLVGTGAAGAATLLAAGWTALGWPGWQVAAWLQLWLWALFVVPLFTVLPAIFPDGRPPARAWRWVPWLGAAATAVTLLDGALGPGPLPTGEAAAPANPIAVSFSPALGLASGGAVVVAVLAALASLAVRWRHGNRTQRQQLKFVWYALGVAITIELVGGLMPRPLAQVGYFLIPVLLVGAIALSVRRYRLYDIDPFIRRTVVLAVLTALIFAVYLAVVSALGTAVGPAPGLALIASAVVAATADPVRRRVQREATRWLFGQREEPLEALAALREQLRAVADPSELPATTATVVARALRAPYVSVRLLTEGVHEEVARVGGPAGEPSVEVPLEWRGELVGTLTVGPRVPGEAYSRADLALLAELAHGIGSALHAVRLATELRVAQERAVHARADERRRLRHDLHDGLGPLLSGIGLALDGVRRTTAMDDQLAGELRLISGQVRSAATAVRRIIDAMQPAAVADLGLVQAVAEHLDRCAPLPGAPSFRYVHRGVPDADVPAVSEAAYLVVLEAVANVLRHAEAAACTVTLTGGARLTVQVDDDGRGIGDRYIAGVGTGSMRRRVRELGGQFELGPRPGGGTRVRAVLPVGGNR; from the coding sequence GTGGCCGCCGGCACCGCGGTCCCCTCCGCCGTGGCCGCCATCGCCGGTGGCGCCCTGGTCGTCGTCGCCGGGCCGGGCGCCAACTGGACCCTGGCCAGCAACGTCACCCACAGCGTCCTACTCCTGGCGGCCGGCTGGTGGCTGCTGCGCAGCCGCGACGGCAGGCGGGTGGGCGGACTCCTCGTCGGTACCGGTGCCGCCGGGGCGGCCACCCTGCTCGCCGCCGGCTGGACCGCGCTCGGCTGGCCGGGATGGCAGGTGGCCGCGTGGCTGCAACTGTGGCTCTGGGCGCTGTTCGTCGTGCCACTGTTCACGGTGCTGCCGGCCATCTTCCCGGACGGTCGGCCACCGGCGCGGGCATGGCGCTGGGTGCCGTGGCTGGGCGCGGCCGCCACCGCGGTGACCCTCCTCGACGGCGCGCTCGGGCCCGGTCCGCTGCCGACCGGCGAGGCCGCGGCACCGGCCAACCCGATCGCGGTCAGCTTCTCCCCCGCGCTGGGCCTCGCCTCCGGCGGGGCCGTCGTCGTCGCCGTGCTGGCGGCGCTCGCCAGCCTCGCCGTGCGCTGGCGACACGGGAACCGGACGCAACGCCAGCAGCTCAAATTCGTCTGGTACGCGCTCGGGGTGGCCATCACCATCGAACTGGTGGGCGGGCTGATGCCGCGCCCGCTGGCCCAGGTCGGCTACTTCCTCATCCCGGTGCTGCTGGTCGGCGCGATCGCGCTGTCGGTCCGCCGCTACCGGCTCTACGACATCGACCCGTTCATCCGCCGCACGGTCGTCCTCGCGGTGCTCACCGCGCTGATCTTCGCCGTCTACCTGGCCGTCGTCTCGGCGCTCGGCACCGCCGTCGGTCCCGCGCCCGGGCTCGCGCTGATCGCGTCGGCGGTGGTGGCGGCGACGGCCGACCCGGTGCGCCGGCGGGTGCAGCGGGAGGCCACCCGCTGGCTGTTCGGGCAACGCGAGGAACCGCTGGAGGCGCTGGCGGCCCTGCGGGAACAGTTGCGCGCCGTCGCCGATCCCTCGGAGCTGCCGGCGACCACCGCCACCGTGGTGGCCCGTGCGCTGCGGGCCCCGTACGTGTCGGTCCGGCTGCTCACCGAGGGCGTGCACGAGGAGGTGGCCCGGGTCGGCGGGCCGGCCGGCGAGCCGTCGGTGGAGGTACCGCTGGAGTGGCGCGGCGAGCTGGTCGGCACGCTGACCGTGGGGCCCCGGGTGCCGGGTGAGGCGTACTCCCGGGCTGACCTGGCATTGCTGGCCGAGCTGGCGCACGGGATCGGGTCGGCGCTGCACGCCGTCCGCCTCGCGACCGAGCTGCGGGTGGCTCAGGAGCGGGCGGTGCACGCGCGGGCGGACGAGCGGCGCCGGCTGCGGCACGACCTGCACGACGGCCTGGGACCGCTGCTCTCCGGCATCGGGCTCGCGCTCGACGGGGTACGCCGGACCACCGCGATGGACGATCAGCTCGCCGGCGAGCTGCGACTCATCTCCGGGCAGGTTCGTTCCGCGGCCACCGCGGTCCGCCGCATCATCGACGCCATGCAACCGGCGGCCGTGGCCGACCTCGGGCTGGTCCAGGCGGTCGCCGAGCATCTCGACCGCTGCGCGCCCCTGCCCGGGGCACCCTCCTTCCGGTACGTCCACCGGGGTGTGCCGGATGCCGACGTGCCCGCCGTCTCGGAGGCGGCGTACCTGGTGGTGCTGGAGGCGGTGGCGAACGTACTGCGGCACGCGGAGGCGGCCGCCTGTACGGTCACCCTCACTGGCGGAGCGCGACTGACCGTGCAGGTCGACGACGACGGCCGGGGCATCGGCGACCGGTACATCGCCGGGGTCGGTACCGGATCGATGCGGCGGCGGGTACGGGAGTTGGGCGGCCAGTTCGAGCTGGGTCCCCGCCCGGGTGGCGGTACCCGGGTGCGGGCGGTGCTGCCGGTTGGGGGAAACCGATGA
- a CDS encoding response regulator transcription factor — MSSLRVVIADDHHVFRMGLHRLLDSVPGIIVVAEAADTAGAVAAVREHDPDVAIIDLHMPGGGGVDATEEIRGQGLRTRVLVLTMHSDHAMVRQAIRAGARGYLLKDAEPDEIIGAVRAVHADQAIFDAGVADGMLVALGEAGPTSPFPQLTERELDILARMSAGQSNQAIAARIGISLKTVQNHVSNVLLKLGVADRAQAVAKARDAGVHRRG, encoded by the coding sequence ATGAGTTCCCTGCGAGTGGTGATCGCCGACGACCATCATGTGTTCCGGATGGGACTGCACCGGCTGCTCGACAGCGTGCCGGGGATCATCGTGGTGGCGGAGGCGGCGGACACCGCCGGGGCGGTCGCGGCCGTGCGGGAGCATGACCCGGACGTGGCGATCATCGACCTGCACATGCCCGGCGGGGGCGGTGTCGACGCCACGGAGGAGATCCGCGGGCAGGGCCTGCGGACCCGGGTGCTGGTCCTCACCATGCACTCCGACCATGCCATGGTGCGTCAGGCGATCCGGGCCGGCGCGCGGGGCTATCTGTTGAAGGACGCCGAGCCGGACGAGATCATCGGCGCGGTCCGGGCCGTGCACGCGGACCAGGCGATCTTCGACGCCGGGGTGGCGGACGGGATGCTCGTGGCGCTCGGCGAAGCCGGCCCCACCAGCCCGTTTCCGCAGCTCACCGAGCGGGAGCTCGACATCCTGGCGCGGATGTCCGCGGGTCAGTCCAACCAGGCCATCGCGGCCCGGATCGGGATCAGCCTGAAGACGGTGCAGAACCACGTCTCGAACGTCCTGCTCAAGCTCGGCGTGGCCGACCGGGCGCAGGCGGTGGCGAAGGCACGGGACGCGGGCGTGCATCGTCGGGGTTGA
- a CDS encoding ParA family protein — protein MYVVSVINYKGGVGKTTMTANLGAELANRGMKVLLIDLDPQASLTFSFYEPDDWRDRLRDERTVKRWYDGLRGDTEKTTLGELVVSPGPANAQLKGAGRLDLIASHLQLVDIDLALARGVADGDEYDAELFRVRGSLDQGLHDPALDPYDLVLIDCPPNFNVVTQSAIIASDHLLIPAKADYLSTLGIDYLHANVRELVDRYNADSRRFAKIRRHHKVAPGIAGVVFTMVQVMAQRPVAAHQGYLDQVRALGVPVFPTVLRENVTLFATNTPRGVPVVLRDRVTAPAVREELRQITTDFLAALQPDSTPKSPAPVTPPGAGAGSEAEATATATAGVDA, from the coding sequence GTGTACGTCGTATCGGTGATCAACTACAAGGGCGGGGTGGGCAAGACCACCATGACCGCCAACCTCGGGGCCGAGCTGGCCAACCGGGGGATGAAGGTGCTGCTGATCGACCTCGATCCGCAGGCCAGCCTGACGTTCAGCTTCTACGAGCCGGACGACTGGCGGGACCGGCTGCGCGACGAGCGCACGGTCAAGCGCTGGTACGACGGCCTGCGCGGGGACACCGAGAAGACCACCCTCGGCGAGCTGGTGGTCTCCCCCGGCCCGGCGAACGCGCAGCTCAAGGGGGCGGGCCGGCTCGACCTGATCGCGTCGCACCTCCAGCTCGTCGACATCGACCTGGCGCTGGCCCGGGGCGTGGCCGACGGCGACGAGTACGACGCCGAACTCTTCCGGGTGCGCGGCTCGCTCGACCAGGGGCTGCACGACCCGGCGCTGGACCCGTACGACCTGGTGCTCATCGACTGCCCGCCGAACTTCAACGTGGTCACCCAGTCGGCGATCATCGCGAGCGATCACCTGCTCATCCCGGCGAAGGCCGACTACCTGTCCACCCTCGGCATCGACTACCTGCACGCCAACGTGCGGGAGCTGGTCGACCGGTACAACGCCGACTCGCGCCGGTTCGCGAAGATCCGCCGCCACCACAAGGTGGCCCCGGGCATCGCCGGCGTGGTGTTCACCATGGTGCAGGTGATGGCGCAGCGGCCGGTCGCCGCCCATCAGGGCTACCTGGATCAGGTGCGGGCGCTCGGCGTGCCGGTCTTCCCGACCGTGCTGCGGGAGAACGTGACCCTGTTCGCCACGAACACTCCCCGCGGGGTGCCGGTGGTGCTGCGGGACCGGGTGACCGCGCCGGCGGTCCGCGAAGAGCTGCGCCAGATCACCACCGACTTCCTGGCCGCCCTCCAGCCGGATTCGACGCCGAAGTCCCCCGCCCCCGTCACCCCGCCCGGGGCCGGAGCCGGATCCGAGGCCGAGGCAACGGCAACGGCCACCGCCGGGGTTGACGCATGA
- a CDS encoding Rho termination factor N-terminal domain-containing protein: MTEPTRAVLARVAEFLAGLSAAEVAALAEGRARLAVLPAADAPAPAVAGDGGAPPGRAAAPHGDVMSGPGTAGPGSTGGVRPVARSSPSGVDVGRAHAALAAMSRRDDGTAYLSSWTARDLRALAARAGLRGVAGLRKMELVERIVDRTIGFRLDSTAIRRR, translated from the coding sequence ATGACCGAACCGACGCGGGCGGTGCTGGCCAGGGTGGCCGAGTTCCTGGCCGGCCTCTCCGCCGCCGAGGTGGCCGCCCTGGCCGAGGGACGCGCCCGGCTGGCCGTGCTGCCCGCCGCCGACGCTCCGGCACCGGCCGTCGCCGGGGACGGCGGCGCCCCGCCCGGCCGGGCCGCCGCCCCGCACGGTGACGTCATGTCGGGACCGGGCACCGCCGGGCCCGGTTCGACCGGTGGCGTCCGGCCCGTCGCCAGGTCATCACCGTCCGGAGTGGATGTCGGGCGGGCGCACGCCGCACTGGCCGCCATGTCGCGGCGCGACGACGGTACGGCGTACCTGTCGTCGTGGACGGCGCGGGACTTGCGGGCCCTCGCCGCCCGGGCGGGGCTGCGCGGAGTGGCCGGGCTGCGGAAGATGGAGTTGGTCGAACGGATCGTCGACCGCACCATCGGCTTCCGGCTCGACTCCACCGCCATCCGCCGACGCTGA
- a CDS encoding DUF1697 domain-containing protein: MARYAALLRGVNVGTTRLAMTDLRRLVEDLGHENVKTYLQSGNVVFTSPPTKDEILAEGIARKLTDELGLRVPVLVRGGGELAAIADASPYAGKQDDQTRVLVAFLSAKPTAARVKDLAVPPGENIEYEVIGREIHLHFPDGGYGRTKFTNAYLEKKLGVVATTRNWKSVLALRDLTAA; the protein is encoded by the coding sequence ATGGCCCGCTACGCCGCCCTGCTGCGAGGCGTCAACGTCGGCACCACCCGGCTGGCGATGACCGACCTGCGCCGCCTCGTCGAGGACCTCGGCCACGAGAACGTGAAGACGTACCTGCAGAGCGGCAACGTGGTCTTCACCAGCCCGCCGACGAAGGACGAGATCCTGGCCGAGGGCATTGCGCGGAAGCTCACCGACGAGCTGGGCCTGCGCGTGCCGGTGCTGGTCCGCGGCGGCGGTGAGCTGGCGGCGATCGCCGACGCCAGCCCGTACGCCGGGAAGCAGGACGACCAGACCCGCGTGCTGGTGGCCTTCCTGTCGGCCAAGCCCACCGCCGCCCGGGTCAAGGACCTGGCCGTGCCGCCCGGCGAGAACATCGAGTACGAGGTGATCGGCCGGGAGATCCACCTGCATTTCCCGGACGGCGGGTACGGGCGGACCAAGTTCACCAACGCGTACCTGGAGAAGAAGCTGGGCGTGGTGGCCACGACCCGCAACTGGAAGTCCGTGCTGGCGCTGCGCGACCTGACCGCCGCCTGA
- a CDS encoding MBL fold metallo-hydrolase gives MLDNHPYGRRRFLRDAAVGTAAAAGLGAGAPAAPAQAAPAAATAPVAAAGTRRSGAVSFRWWGTSGWRIDLGDRSVLVDPYLSRYDTGLFRGAFNADTPLTVHTDVIDPLVDRAETILVTHTHWDHFNDVPYLAGRTGARVIGTLTAYHLGLAYGLPAGRLAPVKGGEVLDFGDYTVEVVSSLHSRNAAWSMAFPGVRVSPPPKPEKISDLPEGDTLAYQIRVAGGPSVFFMGASDLNERNLAGLAPDVAMVASAATTATADYVPRLMAALDFPKVVVPVHWDNFETPLTNPPTVAESDRKRLDALIAEVRRVSPRSRVLVPEYHTAYRF, from the coding sequence ATGCTCGACAACCACCCGTACGGCCGCCGCCGCTTCCTGCGCGACGCCGCCGTCGGCACCGCCGCGGCCGCCGGCCTCGGCGCCGGCGCGCCGGCCGCACCCGCCCAGGCCGCCCCGGCGGCGGCCACCGCGCCGGTCGCCGCCGCCGGGACCCGCCGCTCCGGCGCGGTCAGCTTCCGCTGGTGGGGTACGTCCGGCTGGCGCATCGACCTCGGCGACCGGAGCGTGCTGGTCGACCCGTACCTGAGCCGCTACGACACCGGCCTGTTCCGTGGCGCGTTCAACGCCGACACCCCGCTGACGGTGCACACCGACGTCATCGACCCGCTGGTCGACCGGGCGGAGACCATCCTGGTCACGCACACCCACTGGGACCACTTCAACGACGTGCCGTACCTCGCCGGCCGGACCGGCGCCCGCGTGATCGGCACGCTGACCGCCTACCACCTGGGGCTGGCGTACGGGCTGCCGGCCGGCCGGCTCGCCCCGGTCAAGGGCGGCGAGGTGCTCGACTTCGGCGACTACACCGTCGAAGTGGTCAGCTCCCTGCACAGCCGCAACGCCGCCTGGTCGATGGCCTTCCCCGGCGTACGGGTCAGCCCGCCGCCGAAGCCGGAGAAGATCTCCGACCTGCCCGAGGGGGACACCCTGGCGTACCAGATCCGGGTGGCCGGCGGGCCGTCGGTGTTCTTCATGGGGGCGAGCGACCTGAACGAGCGCAACCTGGCCGGGCTGGCCCCCGACGTGGCGATGGTGGCCTCCGCCGCCACCACCGCCACCGCCGACTACGTGCCCCGGCTGATGGCCGCGCTGGACTTTCCGAAGGTCGTGGTGCCGGTGCACTGGGACAACTTCGAGACCCCGCTGACCAACCCGCCGACCGTGGCGGAGAGCGACCGCAAGCGCCTCGACGCCCTGATCGCCGAGGTGCGCCGGGTGTCGCCGCGCAGCCGGGTGCTGGTGCCCGAGTACCACACCGCGTACCGCTTCTGA
- a CDS encoding serine hydrolase, giving the protein MDVAERIGEIFGRVGISGCLHVVDVDDPGREVAVRADEQIVIASVFKILLVLEFARQVVAGQLDPAERVLVRAADRLGGWGVAGCADDVEVSLRDLAYFTMSVSDNTAADLLLRRIGPDVPPMLAAELDLPRTRIIGGPRHLVEMMLADVGARTEGDFARIFPTLEAQRIRAMRVFDPEHTTSSTPREITRLLELIWRDEAGPPAACAMVRELMGRQLFWTRLAAGFPPGVRVAGKTGNLPGLHLEAGVAEYPDGGRFAILVYGRTERLSVRRIDVDLALGEAARTAVESLR; this is encoded by the coding sequence GTGGATGTGGCGGAGCGGATCGGGGAGATCTTCGGTCGGGTCGGGATCAGCGGGTGCCTGCACGTGGTCGACGTGGACGACCCGGGGCGGGAGGTGGCCGTCCGGGCCGACGAGCAGATCGTCATCGCCTCCGTCTTCAAGATCCTGTTGGTGCTGGAGTTCGCCCGGCAGGTCGTCGCCGGGCAGCTCGACCCGGCCGAGCGGGTGCTGGTGCGGGCGGCGGACCGGCTCGGCGGCTGGGGCGTGGCCGGCTGCGCCGACGACGTCGAGGTGTCCCTGCGCGACCTCGCGTACTTCACCATGTCGGTCAGCGACAACACCGCCGCCGACCTGCTGCTGCGCCGAATCGGCCCGGACGTGCCGCCGATGCTCGCCGCCGAGCTGGACCTGCCGCGGACCCGGATCATCGGCGGCCCCCGGCACCTGGTCGAGATGATGCTCGCCGACGTCGGTGCCCGCACCGAGGGCGACTTCGCCCGGATCTTCCCCACCCTGGAGGCCCAGCGGATCCGGGCGATGCGGGTCTTCGACCCGGAGCACACCACGTCGAGCACCCCCCGGGAGATCACCCGGCTGCTCGAGCTGATCTGGCGGGACGAGGCCGGGCCGCCGGCCGCCTGCGCGATGGTGCGTGAGCTGATGGGCCGGCAGCTCTTCTGGACCCGGCTCGCCGCCGGCTTCCCGCCCGGCGTCCGGGTCGCCGGGAAGACCGGCAACCTGCCCGGCCTGCACCTGGAGGCCGGGGTGGCCGAGTACCCCGACGGCGGCCGGTTCGCGATCCTGGTCTACGGCCGCACCGAGCGGCTCAGCGTCCGGCGGATCGACGTCGACCTGGCGTTGGGCGAGGCAGCCCGGACCGCGGTCGAGTCGCTGCGCTGA